One segment of Coffea arabica cultivar ET-39 chromosome 7c, Coffea Arabica ET-39 HiFi, whole genome shotgun sequence DNA contains the following:
- the LOC113699957 gene encoding bifunctional aspartate aminotransferase and glutamate/aspartate-prephenate aminotransferase isoform X1: MPAASSYSLQTCSSSARSIASKTTQPLALTDRHQRCRSLSFSSQLHRLDLSIKIADSRRELDSNRLNAVVRAQSSLGTMEVDISLSPRVNSVKPSKTVAITDQATALVQAGVPVIRLAAGEPDFDTPAVIAEAGINAIREGYTRYTPNAGTSELRSAICRKLKEENGLSYTPDQILVSNGAKQSILQAVIAVCSPGDEVLIPAPFWVSYPEMARLADATPVILPTQISDNFLLDPKLLESKLTEKSRLLILCSPSNPTGSVYPRKLLEEIAGIVARHPRLLVLSDEIYEHIIYSPATHTSFAALHDMWERTLTVNGFSKAFAMTGWRLGYLAGPKHFVSACNKIQSQFTSGASSISQKAAVAALEMGYAGGEAVATMVKAFRERRDFLVKGFRELDGVKISEPQGAFYLFLDFSSYYGAEIDGFGKIDGSESLCRYLLDKAQVALVPGEAFGDDTCIRISYAASLSTLQAAFERIKKALVTLRPPVPV, translated from the exons ATGCCTGCTGCTTCATCATATTCTCTTCAAACTTGTTCTTCATCAGCAAGAAGCATTGCCTCCAAAACTACCCAACCTCTTGCATTAACTGATCGTCATCAGCGCTGCAGATCACTCTCCTTCTCTTCTCAACTTCACAGGCTCGATCTCTCAATCAA AATTGCAGATTCAAGAAGAGAGTTGGATTCTAATAGATTAAATGCTGTTGTGAGAGCTCAAAGTAGCTTAGGAACCATGGAGGTTGATATCTCTCTGAGTCCAAGGGTAAATTCAGTGAAGCCTTCAAAGACAGTTGCTATCACTGACCAAGCTACAGCTCTTGTACAAGCTGGAGTGCCTGTTATTCGCTTAGCTGCTGGGGAACCTGATTTTGATACCCCAGCTGTAATAGCAGAG GCTGGGATTAATGCAATACGTGAGGGATACACCAGGTACACTCCAAATGCTGGTACATCAGAACTTCGCTCAGCTATTTGTCGTAAGCTGAAAG AGGAGAATGGGTTATCCTACACACCCGATCAGATATTGGTTAGTAATGGGGCAAAGCAGAGTATTCTTCAGGCAGTGATTGCTGTTTGCTCCCCTGGAGATGAG GTTTTAATTCCAGCGCCCTTTTGGGTGAGTTACCCAGAAATGGCAAGGTTGGCCGATGCAACCCCAGTGATTCTTCCAACTCAGATATCTGACAACTTTCTGTTAGATCCCAAACTTCTGGAGTCCAAACTAACTGAGAAGTCAAGGCTGCTGATTCTTTGCTCCCCATCCAATCCAACCGGATCTGTTTATCCGCGTAAGTTGCTTGAGGAGATTGCTGGGATCGTAGCAAGGCATCCTAGGCTTCTA GTTCTATCTGATGAAATATATGAGCACATTATTTACTCTCCGGCAACCCATACAAGCTTTGCAGCTTTGCATGACATGTGGGAGAGGACTTTAACTGTTAATGGATTTTCAAAG GCTTTTGCAATGACTGGCTGGAGACTTGGATACCTTGCTGGTCCCAAACACTTTGTTTCTGCATGTAACAAGATCCAAAGCCAG TTTACTTCAGGTGCAAGCAGCATATCTCAAAAAGCAGCTGTTGCTGCTTTAGAAATGGGCTATGCTGGTGGAGAAGCAGTTGCGACTATGGTCAAAGCCTTCCGTGAACGGCGAGATTTTCTGGTTAAAGGTTTTCGGGAATTGGATGGTGTCAAAATTTCTGAGCCTCAG GGAGCTTTCTATCTCTTCCTTGACTTCAGCTCTTATTACGGAGCAGAGATTGATGGCTTTGGCAAAATCGATGGTTCAGAATCGTTGTGCCGTTATTTACTGGACAAGGCTCAA GTTGCTCTTGTTCCTGGAGAAGCATTCGGAGACGACACCTGCATTCGCATCTCATATGCAGCATCTCTTTCCACTCTGCAGGCTGCATTTGAGAGGATCAAGAAAGCACTAGTAACTCTCAGGCCTCCTGTACCTGTTTAA
- the LOC113697928 gene encoding uncharacterized protein: MATTSTAADSATDPSTPDPQTPITPPQNLVDPLNNPYNSLNSLCHDLTSLQDLACRGSWRTIIDKIARARSLSLLTKPHEHLIYLTFNLLSLVKLRRFTDANNELQSDLEDDENDGDHPLNSPQYQYETYPHHYPNQQGSMVPFALRWLHAHLPSTIGHKQQSLDRFYTLLDFVREKRRSADGNSGDLWRKREVFVVNTIVSYHLSGKEFKVCVDLMRGLANEKGFEVDAVMLSKLGYVQMQYGDLEGAKRTFGEVEKMVGSGEDDVGLRNLVSRNKALMYLVGKDYVSAVREYEVCIERDGLDAVAINNKALCLMYLRDLSDSIKVLENALERVPTVALNETLVVNLCSMYELAYVNHADIKKTLSNWIARVAPDDFDSSCTRT, encoded by the coding sequence ATGGCCACCACCAGCACCGCCGCGGACTCCGCCACTGATCCATCAACTCCAGATCCTCAAACCCCCATCACCCCACCCCAAAACCTCGTCGACCCACTAAATAACCCATACAACTCCCTCAATTCCCTCTGCCACGACCTCACATCTCTCCAAGACCTCGCTTGCCGGGGTTCCTGGCGGACCATCATCGACAAAATAGCCCGAGCCCGGTCTCTTTCCCTCCTCACAAAGCCCCACGAGCACCTCATCTACCTCACCTTCAACCTCCTCAGCCTCGTCAAACTACGCCGTTTCACCGACGCCAATAACGAGCTCCAGTCCGACCTGGAGGACGACGAAAACGATGGCGATCACCCTCTCAATAGCCCACAATACCAGTACGAAACTTACCCCCACCATTACCCGAATCAACAGGGTTCTATGGTACCCTTTGCTCTTCGTTGGCTTCACGCCCATTTGCCATCCACCATTGGGCATAAACAGCAGTCCCTTGATCGGTTTTATACCCTCCTTGACTTCGTTCGCGAGAAAAGGCGTAGCGCGGATGGAAATTCGGGCGATTTGTGGCGAAAAAGGGAGGTTTTTGTGGTGAATACTATAGTTAGTTATCATTTGAGTGGTAAAGAGTTTAAGGTTTGTGTGGATTTGATGAGGGGTTTGGCTAATGAGAAGGGATTTGAGGTTGATGCAGTTATGTTGTCGAAGTTGGGTTATGTGCAAATGCAATATGGGGATTTGGAGGGGGCGAAGAGGACGTTTGGGGAAGTGGAGAAGATGGTGGGGAGTGGAGAAGATGATGTAGGATTGAGGAACTTGGTTAGTAGGAATAAGGCATTGATGTATCTAGTTGGGAAGGATTATGTTTCCGCCGTCAGGGAGTATGAGGTGTGTATAGAGAGGGATGGATTGGATGCTGTAGCGATTAACAATAAGGCTCTTTGTTTGATGTATTTGAGGGATTTGTCTGATTCGATTAAGGTTCTGGAGAATGCATTGGAGAGGGTGCCTACCGTGGCATTGAACGAGACACTTGTGGTGAATTTGTGTAGTATGTATGAGTTGGCTTATGTTAATCATGCTGACATTAAGAAGACACTTAGTAATTGGATTGCTAGGGTTGCACCAGATGACTTTGATTCATCATGTACTAGGACTTGA
- the LOC113700227 gene encoding low affinity sulfate transporter 3-like, which translates to MPSTSLNERGNFQFSEAHEKTAAEAVARAAEDLSQFPQTLQTTTVPSAQETSIMVADDKLPERFQWVLNAPEPPGLWCKLQNGMTETIFPLKNKFQHLREHQMSKSLGNLFPILSWGKAYNIKVFRKDLLAGLTLASLCIPQSIGYATLAKLDPQYGLYTSVVPPFLYAILGTSREIAIGPVAVVSLLLSAMIQKIEDPVANPVAYTGLVITVTLFAGIFQAAFGAFRLGFLVDLLSHAAIVGFMAGAAIMIGLQQLKGLLGTTKFTNKTDIISVLAAVWRSVHDSWNPLNFILGCSFLSFILTTRFLGRKKKKLFWLSTIAPLTSVVLSTLIVFLTRADKHGVKIVKHIKSGLNPISVHQLQLNGPHTAEAAKIGLIVAVVALAEAIAVGRSFASVRGYHLDGNKEMVAMGVMNVAGSLTSCYVATGSFSRTAVNFSAGCETVVSNIVMAVTVIISLELFTRLLFYTPIAILASIILSALPGLIDLNEAYNIWKVDKLDFLACIGAFLGVLFASVEIGLLVAVGVSFVTVILSSIQPGTETLGRIPGTDIFVDVNQYPMAVEIPGILVTRLKCALLCFANSNCIKERILQLATGKQEVGDKGNANGKTQLIVFDMSNLMNIDTTGLASLKELHNSLASEGIEFAVTNPRWQVIHKLRLANFVDNIGRRVFLTVGDAIDACITAKIA; encoded by the exons ATGCCGTCAACTTCCTTGAACGAGAGAGGGAACTTCCAGTTCTCAGAAGCACATGAAAAAACTGCTGCTGAAGCAGTGGCAAGAGCTGCAGAGGATCTCTCTCAGTTCCCCCAAACTCTTCAAACAACTACAGTTCCTTCTGCCCAAGAAACCTCTATAATGGTGGCTGATGATAAGCTGCCTGAGAGGTTTCAGTGGGTGCTGAATGCACCAGAACCACCAGGTCTATGGTGCAAGCTGCAGAATGGCATGACCGAAACTATCTTTCCTCTCAAGAACAAATTTCAACATCTCAGGGAGCACCAAATGTCCAAATCTTTGGGAAATCTATTTCCTATCCTTTCTTGGGGCAAAGCCTACAACATCAAAGTGTTCAGGAAGGATTTATTGGCTGGTTTGACTCTTGCAAGCCTTTGCATTCCTCAA AGCATTGGATATGCAACTCTAGCCAAGCTTGATCCTCAGTATGGTCTCT ACACTAGTGTTGTTCCACCATTTTTGTATGCTATACTGGGAACTTCAAGAGAGATTGCAATTGGACCTGTTGCTGTAGTTTCACTGCTTTTGTCAGCCATGATTCAGAAGATAGAAGATCCTGTAGCAAATCCTGTTGCGTATACGGGGCTGGTGATCACTGTAACCCTTTTTGCTGGTATCTTTCAAGCTGCCTTTGGAGCATTCAG GTTGGGATTTCTGGTTGATCTTCTATCCCATGCTGCCATAGTTGGGTTCATGGCTGGTGCAGCTATCATGATTGGCCTTCAGCAACTGAAGGGACTGCTTGGAACTACtaaatttacaaacaaaactgatATTATCTCTGTCCTAGCAGCTGTTTGGAGATCAGTCCATGATTCT TGGAATCCACTGAACTTCATACTTGGTTGTTCATTTCTCAGCTTCATCCTAACAACCAGATTTCTG GGtcgaaaaaagaagaagctttTCTGGTTATCAACCATTGCACCTCTCACATCTGTGGTTTTATCAACACTCATTGTCTTCCTAACGAGAGCTGATAAGCATGGAGTCAAGATAGTGAAGCATATCAAATCTGGGTTGAACCCTATTTCTGTTCACCAGTTACAGTTGAACGGACCACATACTGCTGAAGCTGCCAAAATTGGACTTATTGTTGCAGTTGTTGCACTTGCG GAAGCCATTGCTGTCGGACGATCGTTTGCATCAGTGAGAGGATACCACCTTGATGGAAACAAAGAAATGGTGGCAATGGGAGTCATGAATGTTGCGGGATCACTAACTTCTTGCTATGTTGCAACAG GTTCATTCTCAAGGACTGCTGTTAACTTTAGTGCTGGCTGTGAAACTGTGGTGTCAAACATTGTAATGGCTGTGACAGTTATCATATCACTGGAATTGTTCACACGACTCTTGTTCTACACTCCGATTGCAATCCTTGCTTCAATTATTCTTTCAGCTTTGCCAGGACTGATTGACCTAAATGAGGCTTACAACATATGGAAAGTTGATAAGCTAGACTTCCTTGCTTGCATTGGAGCATTTCTTGGAGTGTTGTTTGCATCTGTCGAGATCGGCCTACTAGTTGCG GTAGGGGTGTCATTTGTAACGGTAATATTGAGTTCCATCCAGCCAGGGACAGAAACTCTCGGGAGGATTCCTGGAACTGATATATTTGTGGATGTAAATCAATATCCGATGGCTGTTGAGATCCCTGGAATTCTTGTTACCAGACTCAAGTGTGCCTTGCTCTGCTTTGCAAACTCTAATTGCATCAAAGAACG GATACTGCAACTGGCAACTGGAAAGCAGGAGGTGGGTGATAAAGGCAATGCCAATGGAAAGACCCAATTAATAGTATTTGACATGTCAA ATTTGATGAACATTGACACTACGGGGCTTGCTTCTCTGAAGGAATTGCATAACAGCCTAGCATCAGAGGGGATAGAA TTTGCTGTGACCAATCCAAGGTGGCAAGTCATTCACAAGCTAAGGCTGGCCAACTTTGTGGACAACATTGGAAGGAGGGTCTTTTTAACTGTTGGAGACGCAATTGATGCGTGTATTACTGCTAAAATCGCCTAA
- the LOC113699957 gene encoding bifunctional aspartate aminotransferase and glutamate/aspartate-prephenate aminotransferase isoform X2 has protein sequence MEVDISLSPRVNSVKPSKTVAITDQATALVQAGVPVIRLAAGEPDFDTPAVIAEAGINAIREGYTRYTPNAGTSELRSAICRKLKEENGLSYTPDQILVSNGAKQSILQAVIAVCSPGDEVLIPAPFWVSYPEMARLADATPVILPTQISDNFLLDPKLLESKLTEKSRLLILCSPSNPTGSVYPRKLLEEIAGIVARHPRLLVLSDEIYEHIIYSPATHTSFAALHDMWERTLTVNGFSKAFAMTGWRLGYLAGPKHFVSACNKIQSQFTSGASSISQKAAVAALEMGYAGGEAVATMVKAFRERRDFLVKGFRELDGVKISEPQGAFYLFLDFSSYYGAEIDGFGKIDGSESLCRYLLDKAQVALVPGEAFGDDTCIRISYAASLSTLQAAFERIKKALVTLRPPVPV, from the exons ATGGAGGTTGATATCTCTCTGAGTCCAAGGGTAAATTCAGTGAAGCCTTCAAAGACAGTTGCTATCACTGACCAAGCTACAGCTCTTGTACAAGCTGGAGTGCCTGTTATTCGCTTAGCTGCTGGGGAACCTGATTTTGATACCCCAGCTGTAATAGCAGAG GCTGGGATTAATGCAATACGTGAGGGATACACCAGGTACACTCCAAATGCTGGTACATCAGAACTTCGCTCAGCTATTTGTCGTAAGCTGAAAG AGGAGAATGGGTTATCCTACACACCCGATCAGATATTGGTTAGTAATGGGGCAAAGCAGAGTATTCTTCAGGCAGTGATTGCTGTTTGCTCCCCTGGAGATGAG GTTTTAATTCCAGCGCCCTTTTGGGTGAGTTACCCAGAAATGGCAAGGTTGGCCGATGCAACCCCAGTGATTCTTCCAACTCAGATATCTGACAACTTTCTGTTAGATCCCAAACTTCTGGAGTCCAAACTAACTGAGAAGTCAAGGCTGCTGATTCTTTGCTCCCCATCCAATCCAACCGGATCTGTTTATCCGCGTAAGTTGCTTGAGGAGATTGCTGGGATCGTAGCAAGGCATCCTAGGCTTCTA GTTCTATCTGATGAAATATATGAGCACATTATTTACTCTCCGGCAACCCATACAAGCTTTGCAGCTTTGCATGACATGTGGGAGAGGACTTTAACTGTTAATGGATTTTCAAAG GCTTTTGCAATGACTGGCTGGAGACTTGGATACCTTGCTGGTCCCAAACACTTTGTTTCTGCATGTAACAAGATCCAAAGCCAG TTTACTTCAGGTGCAAGCAGCATATCTCAAAAAGCAGCTGTTGCTGCTTTAGAAATGGGCTATGCTGGTGGAGAAGCAGTTGCGACTATGGTCAAAGCCTTCCGTGAACGGCGAGATTTTCTGGTTAAAGGTTTTCGGGAATTGGATGGTGTCAAAATTTCTGAGCCTCAG GGAGCTTTCTATCTCTTCCTTGACTTCAGCTCTTATTACGGAGCAGAGATTGATGGCTTTGGCAAAATCGATGGTTCAGAATCGTTGTGCCGTTATTTACTGGACAAGGCTCAA GTTGCTCTTGTTCCTGGAGAAGCATTCGGAGACGACACCTGCATTCGCATCTCATATGCAGCATCTCTTTCCACTCTGCAGGCTGCATTTGAGAGGATCAAGAAAGCACTAGTAACTCTCAGGCCTCCTGTACCTGTTTAA
- the LOC113700117 gene encoding protein NEN4 isoform X2 — protein sequence MAISKFSGERVSEIVFFDLETNVPNKAGQRFRVLEFGAIVVCPRKLIELESYCTLIRPADLSAVAERSGRSDGITREAVVNAPSFEEVADKIFSILDGRIWAGHNIQRFDCVRIKEAFAEIGRPAPVPVGIIDSLRVLTEKFGRRAGNMKMATLATYFGLGQQKHRSLDDVRMNLEVLKHCATVLFLESTLPNVLQGKWNSNSSMTTRSRSLLESSFPNAMDDKRYNSFTMTLRSNRGNFPYGESSRKSPPPSVGCRRVVPYTTGSLGK from the exons ATGGCAATTTCCAAGTTTAGTGGCGAAAGAGTATCAGAGATTGTTTTCTTTGATTTAGAAACGAATGTTCCTAATAAGGCAGGACAGAGGTTTCGGGTATTGGAGTTTGGTGCTATTGTTGTTTGTCCAAGGAAACTGATTGAGCTCGAGAGCTATTGCACCCTCATTAGGCCAGCGGACTTGTCTGCTGTTGCGGAAAGGTCTGGTCGATCTGATGGGATAACCCGCGAAGCTGTTGTAAATGCACCTTCATTTGAAGAAGTTGCAGATAAGATATTCAGCATTCTTGATGGCAGGATTTGGGCAGGACATAATATTCAGAGGTTTGATTGTGTTCGCATTAAAGAAGCTTTTGCTGAGATTGGCAGGCCTGCTCCTGTCCCTGTTGGGATTATAGATTCATTGAGAGTATTGACAGAGAAGTTTGGCAGAAGAGCTGGGAATATGAAG ATGGCAACATTGGCAACTTATTTTGGCCTTGGACAGCAAAAGCACAG AAGCCTAGATGATGTTCGGATGAATTTGGAAGTCCTTAAGCATTGTGCAACAGTCCTGTTCCTG GAATCAACCCTCCCAAATGTTCTGCAAGGAAAATGGAACAGCAATTCCAGTATGACAACACGAAGCAGGAGTCTCCTG GAGTCGAGTTTTCCAAATGCAATGGATGACAAACGGTATAATTCTTTCACAATGACATTAAGAAGCAATAGAGGAAATTTTCCATATGGAGAAAGCAGCAGGAAATCTCCACCACCATCTGTAGGATGTCGTAGAGTAGTTCCATATACAACAGGAAGTCTTGGAAAG TAA
- the LOC113700117 gene encoding protein NEN4 isoform X1, with protein sequence MAISKFSGERVSEIVFFDLETNVPNKAGQRFRVLEFGAIVVCPRKLIELESYCTLIRPADLSAVAERSGRSDGITREAVVNAPSFEEVADKIFSILDGRIWAGHNIQRFDCVRIKEAFAEIGRPAPVPVGIIDSLRVLTEKFGRRAGNMKMATLATYFGLGQQKHRSLDDVRMNLEVLKHCATVLFLESTLPNVLQGKWNSNSSMTTRSRSLLESSFPNAMDDKRYNSFTMTLRSNRGNFPYGESSRKSPPPSVGCRRVVPYTTGSLGKMTVRVGNLLCKVQNKPLSVLLRHSHSLLR encoded by the exons ATGGCAATTTCCAAGTTTAGTGGCGAAAGAGTATCAGAGATTGTTTTCTTTGATTTAGAAACGAATGTTCCTAATAAGGCAGGACAGAGGTTTCGGGTATTGGAGTTTGGTGCTATTGTTGTTTGTCCAAGGAAACTGATTGAGCTCGAGAGCTATTGCACCCTCATTAGGCCAGCGGACTTGTCTGCTGTTGCGGAAAGGTCTGGTCGATCTGATGGGATAACCCGCGAAGCTGTTGTAAATGCACCTTCATTTGAAGAAGTTGCAGATAAGATATTCAGCATTCTTGATGGCAGGATTTGGGCAGGACATAATATTCAGAGGTTTGATTGTGTTCGCATTAAAGAAGCTTTTGCTGAGATTGGCAGGCCTGCTCCTGTCCCTGTTGGGATTATAGATTCATTGAGAGTATTGACAGAGAAGTTTGGCAGAAGAGCTGGGAATATGAAG ATGGCAACATTGGCAACTTATTTTGGCCTTGGACAGCAAAAGCACAG AAGCCTAGATGATGTTCGGATGAATTTGGAAGTCCTTAAGCATTGTGCAACAGTCCTGTTCCTG GAATCAACCCTCCCAAATGTTCTGCAAGGAAAATGGAACAGCAATTCCAGTATGACAACACGAAGCAGGAGTCTCCTG GAGTCGAGTTTTCCAAATGCAATGGATGACAAACGGTATAATTCTTTCACAATGACATTAAGAAGCAATAGAGGAAATTTTCCATATGGAGAAAGCAGCAGGAAATCTCCACCACCATCTGTAGGATGTCGTAGAGTAGTTCCATATACAACAGGAAGTCTTGGAAAG ATGACAGTAAGAGTGGGGAATCTGTTGTGCAAAGTGCAAAACAAGCCTCTCAGTGTTCTCCTAAGGCACTCTCATTCCCTGCTGCGGTGA